In Janthinobacterium rivuli, a single genomic region encodes these proteins:
- a CDS encoding phytanoyl-CoA dioxygenase family protein, with protein sequence MQEDRYQYGEDRPGNPSVAYMEQTQLRDIQKQLPLRVLSDSDFLHWQTYGYVIVKDAVSPEQVRRTTDFLWEFQGLDQNDAATWNQDQLRDHAMKELNGSGMVEAYHNQTLWDNRQTQRVYDAFVDIWDRQDLWVTIDRANLNTPNNGKRKFGGFIHWDADTTLDPLPVNVQGVLALSDTSPESGGFQCYPQLFNNLLAWRKTVPLDRNPWQPDLATVPYPMEFIAMKKGELLIFNSLLAHGIRPNTSTDQVRLAQYISFTPAQEDNQSLRDWRVQSWRERSAPQGYAFPGDPEEKEQLRYPQAQLTALGEKILGARNW encoded by the coding sequence ATGCAAGAAGATCGATACCAATACGGCGAAGACCGTCCCGGCAACCCGTCCGTGGCCTACATGGAACAGACCCAGTTGCGCGACATCCAGAAACAGCTGCCCCTGCGCGTGCTGTCCGACAGCGACTTTTTGCACTGGCAAACCTACGGTTACGTCATCGTCAAGGATGCCGTGTCGCCCGAGCAGGTGCGCCGTACAACGGACTTTCTGTGGGAATTCCAGGGACTCGACCAGAACGACGCCGCCACCTGGAACCAGGACCAGTTGCGCGACCATGCCATGAAAGAACTCAATGGTTCCGGCATGGTCGAGGCCTATCACAACCAGACCCTGTGGGATAACCGCCAGACTCAGCGCGTGTATGACGCCTTTGTCGACATCTGGGACCGCCAGGATTTGTGGGTGACCATCGACCGCGCCAACCTGAACACGCCGAACAATGGCAAGCGCAAGTTTGGCGGCTTCATCCACTGGGATGCCGATACGACGCTCGACCCGCTGCCCGTCAACGTGCAAGGCGTGCTGGCCCTGTCCGACACCTCGCCCGAGAGCGGCGGTTTTCAATGCTATCCGCAACTGTTCAACAACTTGCTGGCGTGGCGCAAGACCGTGCCGCTGGACCGCAACCCGTGGCAGCCGGATCTGGCGACGGTGCCGTACCCGATGGAATTCATCGCCATGAAGAAAGGGGAGTTGTTGATCTTCAATAGCCTGCTGGCGCACGGCATCCGCCCGAACACGTCCACCGACCAGGTGCGCCTGGCGCAATATATTTCCTTTACGCCCGCCCAGGAAGATAATCAATCCTTGCGCGACTGGCGCGTGCAAAGCTGGCGCGAGCGTAGCGCGCCGCAAGGCTATGCGTTTCCCGGCGACCCCGAGGAAAAGGAACAGCTGCGCTATCCGCAGGCGCAGTTGACGGCGCTGGGCGAGAAGATCCTCGGCGCGCGCAACTGGTAA
- a CDS encoding AraC family transcriptional regulator — protein sequence MTPLFEQVTIPTGHSWGLLWRELEAIPFLWHYHPQFELTLTVNARGQRYIGDHLGDFEPGDLVLLGPNLPHTWSASERIDSTQPMLAVVVWFSLEWVEQLAACFPELHSLRQLARRAGPALHFSPATSARSAARLLQLNELPVPQRLPLLLDVLLDLAGDGSAQPLASEALAPVHADGQQQRMAIVLDYMHAHFREEIALEILARRAALSLGAFHRCFKRHAHCTPGEYLARLRIGRACQQLIESNLAIAVIAQEAGYRNLAHFNRQFRAARHVTPRAFRLQYRRGATGTA from the coding sequence ATGACGCCTTTATTCGAACAAGTCACGATCCCGACGGGCCACTCCTGGGGCTTGCTGTGGCGCGAACTCGAGGCCATTCCCTTCCTCTGGCACTACCACCCGCAGTTCGAGCTGACCCTGACGGTCAATGCGCGCGGGCAACGCTACATCGGCGACCACCTGGGCGATTTCGAACCGGGCGACCTGGTGCTGCTGGGGCCGAATTTGCCGCACACGTGGTCGGCCAGCGAGCGCATCGACAGCACGCAGCCCATGCTGGCCGTCGTCGTGTGGTTTTCGCTGGAATGGGTGGAGCAGCTGGCCGCCTGCTTTCCGGAATTGCACAGCTTGCGGCAACTGGCGCGCCGCGCCGGCCCCGCCCTGCATTTTTCGCCGGCAACGAGCGCGCGCAGCGCGGCCAGGTTGCTGCAATTGAATGAACTGCCTGTGCCGCAGCGCCTGCCGCTGCTGCTCGACGTGCTGCTGGACCTGGCCGGCGATGGCAGTGCGCAGCCGCTGGCGTCGGAAGCGCTGGCGCCGGTGCATGCCGATGGGCAGCAACAGCGCATGGCTATCGTGCTGGACTACATGCACGCGCATTTCCGGGAAGAGATCGCACTGGAAATCCTGGCGCGGCGGGCGGCCCTGTCGCTGGGCGCGTTTCATCGCTGTTTCAAGCGCCACGCGCATTGCACGCCGGGCGAATACCTGGCGCGGCTGCGCATCGGCCGCGCCTGCCAACAGCTAATCGAAAGCAATCTTGCCATCGCCGTCATCGCGCAAGAGGCGGGCTACCGCAACCTCGCGCATTTCAACCGCCAGTTCCGCGCCGCCAGGCACGTCACGCCGCGCGCGTTTCGCCTGCAATACCGGCGCGGCGCCACAGGCACAGCGTAA
- a CDS encoding NosD domain-containing protein, producing MMSIIALQGDAAPPPVVFISDTGREGLFYLSGTGSATDADGATVILSGNKLYKRAYSGALHAKWFGLSEASNNNTPAVTAAISKLKSGQELVIDAGEYKFQGALRLPANKRIRLTSLGTLFFGPGDGLIVENTHDVYLEKVVGLSWTSATPDYSSYSGSGVTLLNASNTNLNARWIEGFRNGIKVTGDGSAKGSQYNKVQFNYLYQNAVGIYLTTESTGSKNWVNENTFTGGRIAGETGLRAEKGPNQTDYFNGNKFYNIGFESLLNGIDVDHFSHNTIIAPRFEQVQYGINLKSNTYSNTIISSSIYEGSFVGGGVPGNAGKYTTVLGTLLTTGGMMSGALSISNYEGKFLSLNRDPSHSANSATLGKILSLSNLVNVVP from the coding sequence ATGATGAGCATCATCGCCTTGCAAGGCGATGCCGCGCCGCCGCCCGTGGTGTTCATCTCGGATACGGGCCGCGAAGGCCTGTTTTACCTGTCCGGCACCGGTTCCGCCACCGATGCCGACGGCGCCACGGTCATTCTCAGCGGCAACAAACTGTACAAGCGCGCCTACAGCGGCGCCTTGCACGCGAAATGGTTCGGCCTGTCGGAAGCATCGAACAACAATACCCCGGCCGTCACCGCCGCCATCAGCAAGCTGAAATCCGGCCAGGAACTGGTGATCGATGCCGGCGAGTACAAATTCCAGGGCGCGCTGCGACTGCCCGCAAACAAGCGCATCCGCCTGACGTCGCTGGGCACCCTGTTTTTCGGGCCAGGCGACGGCCTCATCGTTGAGAACACGCACGATGTGTACCTGGAAAAAGTCGTCGGCCTGAGCTGGACCAGCGCCACGCCCGATTACAGCAGCTACAGCGGCTCGGGCGTCACCCTGCTCAATGCCAGCAATACCAATCTGAATGCACGCTGGATCGAGGGATTCAGAAATGGCATCAAGGTTACGGGCGATGGCAGCGCCAAGGGGTCCCAGTACAACAAGGTGCAATTCAATTATCTGTACCAGAACGCGGTGGGCATCTACCTGACGACGGAAAGCACGGGCAGCAAGAACTGGGTCAATGAAAACACGTTCACAGGTGGCCGCATCGCTGGCGAAACGGGCTTGCGGGCAGAGAAAGGCCCGAACCAGACGGATTACTTCAACGGCAACAAGTTCTACAACATCGGCTTCGAAAGCCTGCTCAACGGCATCGATGTCGACCATTTCAGCCACAACACGATCATCGCGCCCCGTTTCGAGCAGGTGCAATATGGCATCAACCTGAAATCGAATACCTACAGCAATACCATCATCAGCAGCAGCATTTACGAAGGCAGCTTCGTCGGTGGCGGCGTGCCGGGCAATGCGGGCAAGTACACGACCGTGCTGGGAACCTTGCTGACGACGGGCGGCATGATGTCGGGGGCGCTCAGCATTTCGAATTACGAAGGGAAATTCCTGTCGCTTAACAGGGACCCCAGCCACAGCGCGAATAGCGCGACACTGGGTAAAATCCTGAGCCTGTCCAACCTGGTCAATGTCGTGCCATAA
- a CDS encoding hybrid sensor histidine kinase/response regulator, with translation MAKPDRTQDLLPPSAPLSLSDERLANLLEGITDGFCLLDRDWTIRYINTRGADMLVPQRPPGASLAGNNLWQACPALQGTELETQYRRAMAQQHSCSFELLYPPLGRWLEVRIFPSSDGLTTYIQDISQRKATEESLRHSEEGLRALANSIPQLAWIASFDGTIAWYNQRWHDYTGTSAEQMAGDGWSIAYDAQHLPPMLHAWKAALRDGTPFEMEFPIRGADGQYRWFLTRANPVRDRGGQLLRWFGTSTDVDQVKRAQEALRDETRVLELLNNTGAALAGTLDLPALLQETVDAATRISGARFGAFYYDDAGEIHDGAAHLPSARAVNGISLYQAEAIATELRQGPAMRQNDLLAAPDASADGAPPLRSCLSLPVSSRSGLMLGRLLLGHPQAGMFSARSERIVSAIAAQAAVALDNTRLYAAATRAAEERKVLLDSEREARAEAERTNQLKDDFLATLSHELRTPLSAILGWAQVLRRGTRDQADLHRGLQSIERNARAQAQLIEDLLDMSRITSDKVLLDLQTLAPASIIASAIETLRPAADAKHIAIHSSIASDAGNITGDPSRIQQVIWNLLSNALKFTPQGGRVDIGVRREASRLAITVTDNGVGIKKDFLPHVFDRFRQADASTTRRHGGLGLGLAIVKHLVEQHGGTVAVSSAGDMQGTSFTVRLPLGTPAAAARQAGNAPSASHDLRGVTVLLVDDEADARELTERILRDNNADVHGAGSVAQALQLLEQVHPDVLISDIGMPDADGFDLLAQVRAHASPDMARLPALALTAFAQPQDRQRALASGFQAWVSKPLDPAELVTAVAQLAAAHAATERKTPP, from the coding sequence ATGGCCAAGCCTGACCGCACGCAAGATCTGCTGCCTCCATCAGCGCCGCTGAGCCTCTCCGACGAGCGCCTGGCCAACTTGCTGGAAGGCATCACCGACGGCTTCTGCCTGCTCGACCGCGACTGGACCATCCGCTATATCAATACGCGCGGCGCCGACATGCTTGTACCGCAGCGTCCGCCTGGCGCCAGCCTGGCAGGCAACAATTTGTGGCAAGCCTGTCCCGCCTTGCAGGGTACCGAGCTGGAAACGCAGTACCGGCGCGCCATGGCGCAGCAGCACAGTTGCAGCTTTGAACTGTTGTATCCGCCGCTGGGGCGCTGGCTGGAAGTGCGCATCTTCCCTTCCAGTGACGGCCTGACCACGTACATCCAGGACATCAGCCAGCGCAAGGCGACCGAGGAAAGCTTGCGCCACAGCGAGGAAGGCTTGCGCGCGCTGGCCAATTCCATTCCACAACTGGCCTGGATCGCCAGCTTCGACGGCACCATTGCCTGGTACAACCAGCGCTGGCACGACTACACGGGCACCAGCGCCGAACAGATGGCGGGCGACGGCTGGAGCATCGCCTATGACGCGCAGCATTTGCCGCCCATGCTGCACGCGTGGAAGGCCGCCTTGCGCGATGGCACGCCCTTTGAAATGGAATTCCCCATCCGCGGCGCCGACGGCCAGTACCGCTGGTTCCTGACGCGCGCCAATCCCGTGCGCGACCGGGGCGGCCAGCTGCTGCGCTGGTTTGGCACGAGCACCGACGTCGACCAGGTCAAGCGCGCGCAGGAAGCCTTGCGTGATGAAACGCGCGTGCTCGAGTTGCTCAACAATACGGGCGCGGCCCTGGCCGGCACCCTGGACTTGCCGGCGCTGCTGCAGGAAACCGTCGATGCGGCCACGCGCATCAGCGGCGCGCGCTTCGGCGCCTTTTATTATGACGATGCGGGCGAGATCCACGACGGCGCCGCCCACCTGCCGTCGGCGCGCGCCGTCAACGGCATCAGCCTGTACCAGGCCGAGGCCATCGCCACGGAACTGCGCCAGGGACCGGCCATGCGGCAGAACGACTTGCTGGCCGCGCCCGACGCCAGCGCCGACGGCGCACCGCCGCTGCGCAGTTGCCTGAGCCTGCCCGTCAGCTCGCGCTCGGGCCTGATGCTGGGACGCTTGCTGCTGGGCCATCCGCAGGCGGGCATGTTCAGTGCGCGCAGCGAACGCATCGTCTCGGCCATCGCGGCCCAGGCCGCCGTCGCGCTCGACAATACGCGCCTGTACGCAGCCGCCACGCGCGCCGCCGAAGAGCGCAAGGTGCTGCTCGACAGCGAACGCGAGGCGCGCGCCGAGGCCGAGCGCACGAACCAGTTGAAAGACGATTTTCTCGCCACCCTGTCGCATGAACTGCGCACGCCGCTGTCGGCCATCCTCGGCTGGGCTCAGGTGCTGCGGCGCGGCACGCGCGACCAGGCCGACCTGCACCGCGGCCTGCAAAGCATCGAGCGCAACGCGCGCGCACAGGCGCAGCTGATCGAAGACTTGCTCGACATGAGCCGCATCACCTCCGACAAGGTATTGCTCGACCTGCAAACCCTCGCGCCCGCCAGCATCATCGCCTCGGCCATCGAAACCCTGCGCCCGGCGGCCGACGCCAAGCACATCGCCATCCACAGCAGCATCGCCAGCGACGCGGGCAACATCACGGGCGACCCCAGCCGTATTCAGCAAGTGATCTGGAACCTGCTGTCGAATGCCCTGAAGTTCACGCCGCAAGGGGGCCGGGTCGATATCGGCGTGCGCCGCGAAGCATCGCGCCTGGCCATCACGGTGACCGACAACGGCGTCGGCATCAAGAAAGACTTCCTGCCCCACGTATTTGACCGCTTCCGCCAGGCCGACGCCTCGACCACGCGCCGGCACGGCGGCCTGGGGCTGGGACTGGCGATCGTCAAGCACCTGGTGGAGCAGCATGGCGGCACGGTCGCCGTCAGCAGCGCCGGCGACATGCAGGGCACCAGCTTTACCGTGCGCCTGCCGCTGGGGACGCCGGCCGCTGCCGCGCGCCAGGCGGGCAACGCCCCGTCCGCCAGCCATGACTTGCGCGGCGTCACGGTGCTGCTGGTCGATGACGAAGCCGATGCGCGTGAACTGACGGAACGCATCTTGCGCGACAACAACGCCGATGTACACGGCGCCGGCAGCGTGGCGCAAGCGCTGCAACTGCTGGAGCAGGTGCACCCCGATGTGCTGATCAGCGATATCGGCATGCCCGACGCCGACGGTTTCGACTTGCTGGCGCAAGTGCGCGCACACGCTTCCCCCGATATGGCGCGGCTGCCCGCGCTGGCGCTGACGGCGTTCGCGCAACCGCAGGATCGCCAGCGGGCGCTGGCCAGCGGCTTCCAGGCCTGGGTCTCGAAACCGCTCGACCCGGCCGAGCTGGTGACGGCCGTGGCGCAACTGGCCGCTGCGCACGCTGCCACGGAGCGCAAAACACCACCCTAA
- a CDS encoding GGDEF domain-containing response regulator, which translates to MPSQDEILKAKILVVDDSPDNVDLMLEILRDAGYTDVTATMRPAQVCPLHREHCYDLILLDLQMPELNGFQVMKGLKEIEHGGYLPVLALTAQPSFKIAALEAGARDFISKPFDLMEVHKRIHNMLEVRLLYKELAQYSKQQQELALHDPLTGLPNRRLLEDRIEHTLQQSARSRGKSAILYLDLDGFKAINDSYGHGYGDDILKMVAARLVGASRKEDTVARIGGDEFVIVLGNLAGKGDAREPAAKLIEVISEPYFINDLTLRLSTSIGIAIYPDDASTVESLLGAADTALYEAKRAGKNRFCCTPHEVIASQVNMQKSSIPSIA; encoded by the coding sequence ATGCCCAGCCAAGATGAGATTTTGAAAGCCAAAATTTTGGTCGTCGATGATTCCCCCGACAATGTTGACCTGATGCTGGAAATCCTGCGCGATGCCGGCTACACCGACGTCACGGCCACCATGCGGCCGGCACAGGTCTGCCCTCTGCACCGGGAGCATTGCTACGACCTGATCTTGCTGGATCTGCAAATGCCGGAACTCAATGGTTTCCAGGTCATGAAAGGCTTGAAGGAAATCGAACATGGCGGCTACCTGCCCGTGCTGGCCCTGACGGCGCAACCGAGTTTCAAGATCGCCGCCCTGGAAGCGGGCGCGCGCGACTTCATCAGCAAGCCCTTCGACCTGATGGAAGTGCACAAACGCATCCACAACATGCTGGAAGTGCGCCTGCTGTACAAGGAACTGGCGCAATACAGCAAGCAGCAGCAGGAACTGGCGCTGCACGATCCGCTGACGGGCTTGCCGAACCGGCGCCTGCTGGAAGACCGCATCGAGCATACCTTGCAGCAATCGGCCCGCAGCCGCGGCAAATCGGCCATCCTGTACCTGGACCTGGACGGCTTCAAGGCCATCAACGACAGCTACGGCCACGGCTATGGCGACGACATCCTGAAAATGGTGGCGGCACGCCTGGTGGGCGCGTCGCGCAAGGAAGACACGGTGGCGCGCATCGGCGGCGATGAATTCGTCATCGTGCTGGGCAACCTGGCCGGCAAGGGCGACGCGCGCGAACCGGCGGCCAAGCTGATCGAAGTCATTTCCGAACCGTATTTCATCAACGACCTGACCCTGCGCCTGTCGACCAGCATCGGCATCGCCATCTACCCGGACGACGCCAGCACCGTCGAATCCCTGCTCGGCGCGGCCGACACGGCCCTGTATGAAGCCAAGCGCGCCGGCAAGAACCGCTTTTGCTGCACGCCGCACGAAGTGATCGCGTCGCAGGTCAACATGCAGAAAAGCAGTATTCCGTCGATCGCCTGA